The Mobula birostris isolate sMobBir1 chromosome 6, sMobBir1.hap1, whole genome shotgun sequence genome has a window encoding:
- the ripply3 gene encoding protein ripply3, with the protein METVFYCVRAKVTQTCHCCRGRQAETGNSGQAQSTPALWRPWVVTARDTEKRKRSSLDSVPDGSESRQSLGFKHPVRLYLPRSKADHYLHLMGEKVLASFPVQATMHFYNDDSDTEEEEEQEEFVSLDLESEDAPETAEMFWKQ; encoded by the exons ATGGAAACTGTATTTTACTGTGTCCGGGCCAAAGTCACACAGACCTGCCACTGCTGCAGGGGGAGGCAAGCAGAGACAGGGAACTCCGGGCAGGCTCAGAG TACCCCGGCGTTATGGAGACCTTGGGTTGTCACAGCCAGAGACACGGAAAAGCGCAAGCGAAGCTCG CTGGACTCAGTTCCTGACGGTTCAGAGAGCAGGCAATCCTTGGGATTTAAACACCCCGTCAG GCTATACCTGCCTAGATCTAAGGCTGACCATTACCTGCACCTCATGGGAGAAAAGGTCCTGGCGAGTTTCCCCGTCCAGGCAACAATGCACTTTTATAATGACGACTCGGACacggaagaggaggaggagcaggaggAATTCGTGTCCCTTGACTTGGAATCGGAAGATGCTCCGGAAACAGCAGAGATGTTTTGGAAACAGTGA